In the Silene latifolia isolate original U9 population chromosome 1, ASM4854445v1, whole genome shotgun sequence genome, GTTTGAATGCCGAAGAGAAAGAGTTCGTGAGGCAACAAGCCCGGGCGTCGATTCCCCCGAGAGGTATTAAAAATGGTCTTCATCAAAGAACTCCCGATAAACCCCAACCTACAAGCATCCAAATTTATAGTGCGGTTAACAAGTTTCGGCGTGAAGTTAGAGGAACACGCAATACCGCTCGACAAATGTTGGCTGTAGCCGTTGCTGCTAATTATGTGGAATGACACAAAACAGATTCCGAGACAAAGGAGCTTAGTCATGTTTTTATGGCTCATCCGGAAGCGGTTAAACTGTTCCGTGCTTATCCACATGTGGTTCTTATTGACTCGACATACAAGACAAATGTTTACAAAATTGCTCTTGTTGAGGTTGTTGGTGTAACACCGTGTGGTTCTTCCTTCTTAATTGCTACGGTGCTCCTTCCGTCAGAGTCGGAAGACGATTATGGGTGGATGTTGTTGAGATTAGGGGAGCTACTAAGTTGTACGGGTTCATCTATTTCTGCCTTTGTCACTGATCGGGAGATGGGTTTGATCGCCGCTCTTGAGTCCCTTCATCCGAGCACTCCTCACCTTTTGTGTCGTTGGCACATTAACCGTGTTGTGGAGAAACAAGCACTCTCAAAGCAGAATTTGATGTGGTACAAAGATATCATAATGCACAGTCCAGAAAGCGGTTGAGACCGCGTGATCAATGCATCCACCATTGATGAGTTTAGCAGCGCTTGGAAATGTTTTAGTGAAAAGTGGGAAGAGATGGCGTTTTATGTGATCAGTACATGGGGTAAATATAGGAAGAAGTTCGTGAACTGCTATACAAACCAATACTTTCATCTCGGAAACACGGCAACTTCCCGAGTAGAGTCCGCCCATTCACTTTTAAAAGCTTGGTTGAAGAGTAATAACCTAAACCTTGACACTATGTGGTTCCGTATTCATTCCATGCTTGAAGCGGAACACTCGAAGATTAGATATGAGCTAGAGGTTTCGAGGAGTAGGCCGCGAATTGGAGATCGTGTATTTTCATTGTTGCAAGGAAATGTGTCTATCAATGCCATTGAGATAATGGAAGAAGGGATTAAGAGAAGGATAGAGCTCGGAAATGTGTTGGAAGAGCATTGTGGATGTGTGCTAAGGGTTACTCATGGATTACCTTGTGCTTGTGCATTGATCCATTTGCAAAGAACGGGTAAGAGGGTCCATCTTGAAGATGTTCACGCTTTTTGGAGGACCTTGGAGTACGACAATGTTGGTGTACCACCAAAGACCGATGATGATGAGTTGGAGAAGCTGTTTGAAGAAGCTAGAGCTTGTGACCCGGCGAAGAAACGGGTAATCATTGAGAAATTGCGAGATGGTCTTCACCCGGAAGACGAGGAAGTTAAACCACCTCCTGTTAGAGAAAACCCCAAAGGGAGGCCGAGGGGTTCTACTACCCGGAACAAGTCGGGATTTGAGCATGCAAGGAAGAAGGCTGCGAAAGTTTCTACTCCTGCGACGACATTTGTTCAACATACGGTGGGTGATTTTGATCAAAGACCGGTTGGTGCACCGTTGGAGTCCGGCTACACTAAGGGATTTTTGTCAACTTGGAACAAAAAGTATGCGGTCCCTGAAGAAGTACGGGATTTCTTTGATGGTTGGGTAGATGTCGGTAATGATAGTCATTGTGGTTATCGGGTGGTCTCGCATGCTGCGCGGGGTAGGGAAAGTGACTATTTAGTCATGGGAGAGTGGGGTATTCGGGAGATTAAGGCATACGAGTTGTACAAGGATTTTTTTGCTGATAGTTGTGTGTTGCCTACGGGTCTTACCAGATACGAGGAGGCATTGAGACGGATGGAGTTTACTAGCAGTGGAGGATGTGGGCCTAACCATTGGATGTACGGGGAATATTTGTTTGTCATTGCATTGTTGTTTAACTGGACTATTTGTGTCATCGCCCAGCATGAAGTTGGAGAATCTCGTACTTGGCATTGTAGCACATACTTACCCCTAAGGCCCACAACCCAAGTGACGAGGCCATATGGTGTTTTGTGGATCGTTAATTACCATCTCCATTGGATGAGATTGCATTGTCGAGTACCAGCGACAGATGCACCGATACCCCCGATCGATCCTTTCTGGCTAGGGTCAAGAGACCCTTTGGTTACACCATATGCTGATTTGTACAAGACAAACATCGAGAAATGGCATACGTTGATGGGAACTACACCTAAAGTTTATGGCAGAAGACGGCGTTCCACACCAACTAACGAAGAAACTGCAAGGAAATTAAACTTTGATAATGCATTTAAAGTTTGATTAtgtaataatttaaaatatgctcTACTGTTATAACaatcatattactaattatgaaattactggaattcaaaataaccgttagaAGAGCctataaccgttataattcaaaaatgtccgttacaattcaaaataaccgttacaattcaaaataaccgttacaattcaaaaatgtccgttacaattcaaaatagccgttacaattcaaaataaccgttataattcaaaaatgtccgttacaattcaaaataaccgttacaattcaaaaataaccgttataattcaaaaatcgCCGTTACAATTAaaaaatagccgttacaattaATAGCTTATAAATAGGCCATTCTATCAGACTTATGTGCCGGTAGAGTGCCCAACCAAGGAATTCTTTATCTCTACATCAATGATTTGTTGACTCAATATATGTctacccaacctgaagaaattgaggtTCAAGATCATGAAAAAGATAAgaaatcgtcatcttcatcatcggaagataaCTAAGTTCGgtagttatttaattatgttatgttttaattaataATCGTTGTATTTTCAATTTATGTCGTCGTTGCATTTTCATTTAACTACGTATTAATTCCCGTTgtatttttaatttatgttttatcTTATTAAGTGTTGTGTCTGTATTATGTCCTACTGTTAAATTGTATCGTGTTTTAATTAAGTGTTGGACTGCGTTTTAATTAAAGTTGTATTTTAATTAAGTTTTAAGTACTTTCGTTCATTTCAATGCATAACATTAAAAACACTAAAAATGttcacacaatcaaaatattcATACATAACGAAAGAGAATAAAAATATTCATACGCAACACAAATAAAAATGTCTGTACATCAGAATAAAAATCTAAACTACGGGGTaagctcatcatcatcatcattatccccAGCATCATCCTCGGCATGGTCCTCGGCTCTGAAGAACGGCGCCATCTCATCCACCAATTTCCGCGCATATTGCCACTTCCTGTCCGCGGTAGGCTGTCTATAAATCTGTGAGAAATGACGACTAAGAGCTCGGGATACCTCGGGCTCCTCGCTCAAAGGAAGAGAGCGAAACTGAGTACGGCGTGCAGGAGGGTAGAAGTGTGGGTGAGAAATCTTCCTATACCAAGTCATGTATCGCGTATCACTCTGAAAAGGCATCAAAGCCCGGTCAAACCGCTCTTTCAAAACTATCTCGACATCACTCAAACCCCACTCCAAATCAGGAGAATCACCATAAGACAGCTTATAGCCCAAGGTCGGCTTAGCCGGACGATAGTCAACGATCGGAACCGCATAGAGTTCGGGATAACTCGAACATACCCGTCTTGACGGAGACACCTATCAGTCGGTACGGCTCTACTATATCCAAAAACCTAATCAAGCCCGAGTAGAGCGAAATACTGCAAGCCCTGTGAGGACTAACACCATAAGGGAGCCACGTCACGTGCTCCGCCCTAAGCCCGTCCAACCTCTCGCCCTTGCTCTAACAACCGAACATCTCCCCTAAACCTAGGAAGCCGTGACCAAGCCTCGACAAGTGGTCTCCCCTCGACATAATATCCGGAGTGTGGTCGGAACATGGGAAAGTACTCATATATCCAAGCCTCAAGTAACGGTAGACAACCGCTAACACCCGACCCTCCCTACGCGAAGCCATCCCCAACCTGTCGATACAAGTAGGCCAATGTCGCGCCCCCAAGCATACGTGTCGATatcactcaaccgatcaaacaacGCAACATACGGGCAATAACCCTATCACTAGACTTGTCCGTAAACAAAGTCTCTCTCCTACCAACACCATCATGTAAGCCCTCGGATAGTCATGCTCAAGTTACCCGTCTCCGCAAGCTCTATCAACTTCTTAACCGTCACTCCACCACCCTTGTACAACGGTGGTTTCACCTCTTTCAGAGGCAATCCAAATAAAGCAGCCACCTTCCTCTCATACCGATCTCCTCCCTCGTAGGACCGTCCTCTATAACCCTCATGCCATCCACCCGTATCCCAAGGATCTTCTCAACATCATGCAACAAGATAGTAATCTCACCAAACGGCATATGAAAAGTGTTGGTGTCGGGCTGCCACCTCTCTACAAAAGCGCTAATGAGGTTCTCGTCCAAACCGGTCATCAAAGAATGCCTCAAATGACCAAGGCCACTCCTACTAACTCTCTCCATAACACCGCCACGGACCTTTATCTTACTTATCTTCTCTAAAGCACCCGGTCTCTCGTAACACGTGATCCACGATCTCATTCCCTGACCGGTCCAACTACCATAAGCTACGTGGCCACCAAAGCTACGTAGGACGCTAAGGACACTCGGACCACCCTCAACCGGACCCGTAAGACACCAAGAATTATCCTGAGTCTTTGTCTTCTTCCTCCCTGTGCTACTAGATGAACCGTCACCAAGCGGCACATATCGACCTCTACCATCCCGTACCACCTTCTTAGGTGGTAGTACGGCGACCTCCTCGTCAAGAAAACGAGAGtcatcgtcctcctcctcctcctcctcctcctcctcctcctcctcctcatcatcatcatcatcatcatcatcatcatcatcatcttgctCAACCACATGGTCAAAATGTTCTTCCTCCTCAACATCAGAATCGGCTAATGGCTGCCTAAAAAACGCACTCGGTAAATCCATCTTGGTCATAACGGGGTCGGAAGTAG is a window encoding:
- the LOC141635644 gene encoding uncharacterized protein LOC141635644 → MAFYVISTWGKYRKKFVNCYTNQYFHLGNTATSRVESAHSLLKAWLKSNNLNLDTMWFRIHSMLEAEHSKIRYELEVSRSRPRIGDRVFSLLQGNVSINAIEIMEEGIKRRIELGNVLEEHCGCVLRVTHGLPCACALIHLQRTGKRVHLEDVHAFWRTLEYDNVGVPPKTDDDELEKLFEEARACDPAKKRVIIEKLRDGLHPEDEEVKPPPVRENPKGRPRGSTTRNKSGFEHARKKAAKVSTPATTFVQHTVGDFDQRPVGAPLESGYTKGFLSTWNKKYAVPEEVRDFFDGWVDVGNDSHCGYRVVSHAARGRESDYLVMGEWGIREIKAYELYKDFFADSCVLPTGLTRYEEALRRMEFTSSGGCGPNHWMYGEYLFVIALLFNWTICVIAQHEVGESRTWHCSTYLPLRPTTQVTRPYGVLWIVNYHLHWMRLHCRVPATDAPIPPIDPFWLGSRDPLVTPYADLYKTNIEKWHTLMGTTPKVYGRRRRSTPTNEETARKLNFDNAFKV